One Oncorhynchus kisutch isolate 150728-3 linkage group LG13, Okis_V2, whole genome shotgun sequence DNA window includes the following coding sequences:
- the LOC116376692 gene encoding stress protein DDR48-like, translating into MVQYFPPPVHVETNLCFPHCWVWLTASQLFGQLFAAYRPDQLSAHWREDTTEEGSANNTTEEGSANNTTEEGSANNTTEEGSANNTTEEGSANNTTEEGSANNTTEEGSSNNTTEEGSANNTTEEASANNTTEEGSSNNTREEGSANNTTEEGSANNTTDEGSANNTTEEGSANNTREEGSSNNTREEGSSNNTTEEGSANNTTEEGSSNNTTEEGSANNTREEGSANNTTEEGNSNNTREEGSANNTTEEGSSNNTTEEGSANNTTEEGSANNTTEEGSANNTTEEGSSNNTREEGSANNTTDEGSANITTEEGSANNTTEEGSANNTTEEASANNTTEEASANNTTEEGSANNTTDEGSANNTTDEGSANNTTDEGSANNTTEEGSANNTTEEGSSNNTTEEGSANNTTEEGSANNTTEEGSANSTTEEGSANNTTACCSYVPFYQPGQECDTPLHIIIFILLQKILV; encoded by the coding sequence ATGGTGCAATATTTCCCTCCACCAGTTCATGTTGAGACCAACTTGTGTTTCCCCCACTGTTGGGTGTGGCTCACCGCCTCTCAGCTGTTTGGTCAGCTGTTTGCTGCCTACCGGCCGGACCAGCTATCAGCCCACTGGAgggaggacaccacagaggaGGGCAGTGCCAACAACACCACAGAGGAGGGCAGTGCCAACAACACCACAGAGGAGGGCAGTGCCAACAACACCACAGAGGAGGGCAGTGCCAACAACACCACAGAGGAGGGCAGTGCCAACAACACCACAGAGGAGGGCAGTGCCAACAACACCACAGAGGAGGGCAGTTCCAACAACACCACAGAGGAGGGCAGTGCCAACAACACCACAGAGGAGGCCAGTGCCAACAACACCACAGAGGAGGGCAGTTCCAACAACACCAGAGAGGAGGGCAGTGCCAACAACACCACAGAGGAGGGCAGTGCCAACAACACCACAGATGAGGGCAGTGCCAACAACACCACAGAGGAGGGCAGTGCCAACAACACCAGAGAGGAGGGCAGTTCCAACAACACCAGAGAGGAGGGCAGTTCCAACAACACCACAGAGGAGGGAAGTGCCAACAACACCACAGAGGAGGGCAGTTCCAACAACACCACAGAGGAGGGCAGTGCCAACAACACCAGAGAGGAGGGCAGTGCCAACAACACCACAGAGGAGGGCAATTCCAACAACACCAGAGAGGAGGGCAGTGCCAACAACACCACAGAGGAGGGCAGTTCCAACAACACCACAGAGGAGGGCAGTGCCAACAACACCACAGAGGAGGGCAGTGCCAACAACACCACAGAGGAGGGCAGTGCCAACAACACCACAGAGGAGGGCAGTTCCAACAACACCAGAGAGGAGGGCAGTGCCAACAACACCACAGATGAGGGCAGTGCCAACATCACCACAGAGGAGGGCAGTGCCAACAACACCACAGAGGAGGGCAGTGCCAACAACACCACAGAGGAGGCCAGTGCCAACAACACCACAGAGGAGGCCAGTGCCAACAACACCACAGAGGAGGGCAGTGCCAACAACACCACAGATGAGGGCAGTGCCAACAACACCACAGATGAGGGCAGTGCCAACAACACCACAGATGAGGGCAGTGCCAACAACACCACAGAGGAGGGCAGTGCCAACAACACCACAGAGGAGGGCAGTTCCAACAACACCACAGAGGAGGGCAGTGCCAACAACACCACAGAGGAGGGCAGTGCCAACAACACCACAGAGGAGGGCAGTGCCAACAGCACCACAGAGGAGGGCAGTGCCAACAACACCACAGCCTGTTGCTCCTACGTTCCTTTCTACCAGCCTGGACAAGAATGTGACACACCACTTCACATAATCATATTTATCCTGCTACAAAAGATTCTGGTGTAA
- the LOC109903020 gene encoding uncharacterized protein LOC109903020 — protein MARMPGSADCSSDTAGTEREEHMSCPETERSGDEAEEDEIQEVQITGEEEGEYGEDVELEWEAECVDPGSCSVMETEAVRMGSTDQCSGMGPGAGADPRLFHIPGLDSDPEGDLQRSDRSRLSENTRLATRYAVRIFREYLSEKAQSPDFETLDKEALCAVLRSFYAEARSKSGQLYSKSSLISIRSSLNRYLNEPPYCRTLDLTKDPELRSANLTLAAVIRKLEEQGAGPVVQKQAITRADLRKLYTSSVFNTDTPFGLLNKVWFETCMYFCTRGRENQRELEEDSFGLAIDEDGRKFIYFKALGPYHKSRSASWTKKRPDTDDDTLPRMYETATEFCPYASFVKYVSKRNPLCKAFFQRPRDHCCLSDMTWYENKAIGKNLLGTRMQMLSRAAKLSKTYTNHCIGAVSIATLNSIAGIGSKSASLHVASETVNGGAQSYLQLVIPYSRQVTDAVELKPQRTRKSRSHCPGDVSGPPSPKKLCVRSKERGESPVVIVNGTEPVDTRSPEPHRQPPAPLPAGVVAAQDSRNCSMASRPLVSQSPASPLGSGGIGGIPTPAQLTKTNAPVHIDVGGHMYTSSLATLTKYPESRIGRLFNGTEPIVLDSLKQHYFIDRDGHMFRYILNFLRTAKLLVPDDFKEYSLLYEEARFFQLSPLQAELERWRSEREARKVWRVCECVVVRVAPELGERITLSGDRALIEEVFPEVGDVMCNSLNAGWNHDSTHVIRFPLNGYCHLNSVQVLERLQQRGFEIAGACGGGVDSSQFSEYVLRREGSSNGQRGHTLIRIKQEALD, from the exons ATGGCGAGAATGCCTGGCAGCGCAGACTGCTCTAGCGACACGGCGGGGACAGAGCGGGAGGAGCACATGAGCTGCCCAGAGACTGAGAGGAGCGGAGACGAGGCGGAAGAGGATGAGATCCAGGAGGTGCAGATCACCGGCGAGGAGGAGGGGGAGTACGGGGAGGATGTCGAGCTGGAGTGGGAGGCAGAATGTGTGGACCCCGGCAGCTGCTCGGTTATGGAGACAGAAGCGGTCCGTATGGGCAGTACGGACCAGTGCAGCGGGATGGGACCGGGAGCAGGGGCGGACCCCAGACTTTTCCACATCCCCGGACTGGACTCTGATCCGGAGGGAGACCTGCAGCGGTCTGACCGCTCCAGACTGAGCGAGAACACTCGCTTGGCTACTAGGTACGCAGTCAGGATCTTCCGGGAGTACCTGAGTGAGAAAGCCCAAAGTCCTGACTTTGAAACTCTGGACAAGGAAGCGCTGTGCGCGGTCCTGCGCTCCTTCTACGCGGAGGCGCGATCGAAGAGCGGTCAGCTCTACAGCAAGTCCTCTCTCATCAGCATCCGGAGTTCTCTGAACCGCTACCTGAATGAGCCGCCTTACTGTCGCACCCTGGACCTCACCAAGGACCCAGAACTGCGCAGCGCCAACCTGACCCTGGCCGCAGTCATCAGAAAGCTGGAGGAGCAAGGTGCCGGTCCCGTTGTGCAAAAACAGGCTATTACGCGGGCGGATCTGAGAAAACTCTACACCTCTAGTGTGTTTAACACCGATACGCCGTTCGGGCTTCTCAACAAAGTGTGGTTCGAGACATGTATGTATTTCTgcacgagagggagagagaatcagcGCGAGCTGGAGGAGGATTCATTCGGGCTAGCCATAGACGAGGATGGGAGAAAGTTTATCTATTTCAAAGCGCTGGGGCCGTATCACAAGTCTCGCTCCGCGTCCTGGACTAAAAAAAGACCAGACACGGATGATGATACTCTGCCGCGCATGTATGAGACGGCCACGGAGTTTTGTCCGTATGCCAGCTTTGTGAAGTATGTCTCGAAACGGAACCCGCTGTGCAAAGCGTTCTTCCAGCGCCCGCGAGACCACTGCTGCTTAAGCgacatgacatggtacgagaacAAAGCAATCGGTAAAAACCTGCTGGGCACGAGGATGCAGATGCTGTCGCGTGCTGCCAAGCTTTCAAAGACCTACACCAACCACTGCATCGGCGCAGTCTCCATAGCAACGCTCAACAGCATCGCTGGTATCGGGTCAAAGTCAGCATCGCTTCACGTTGCCTCGGAAACGGTCAATGGTGGCGCACAGTCTTATCTCCAGCTCGTGATCCCATATAGCCGACAGGTCACGGACGCAGTGGAACTGAAGCCGCAGAGAACAAGGAAATCTCGTTCTCACTGCCCCGGCGACGTCTCTGGACCTCCATCACCTAAGAAGCTCTGTGTGCGTTCCAAGGAACGCGGAGAGTCCCCGGTGGTCATAGTGAACGGTACCGAGCCCGTGGACACCCGATCCCCGGAGCCCCACCGTCAGCCGCCCGCTCCTTTACCAGCTGGCGTGGTAGCAGCGCAG gATAGCCGTAATTGCAGCATGGCCAGCCGGccactggtctcccagtcccctgCCTCTCCGCTGGGCTCAGGGGGTATAGGGGGCATCCCCACCCCCGCCCAGCTCACCAAAACCAACGCCCCTGTACACATAGACGTAGGAGGTCACATGTACACCAGCAGCCTGGCGACACTGACCAAGTACCCAGAGTCACG GATTGGTCGTCTGTTCAACGGGACAGAGCCCATAGTGTTGGACAGTCTGAAGCAGCACTACTTCATAGACCGAGACGGTCACATGTTCCGCTACATCCTCAACTTCCTGCGGACGGCAAAACTGCTCGTCCCTGACGACTTCAAA gagtACTCTCTACTCTATGAGGAGGCCAGGTTCTTCCAGCTATCTCCACTACAAGCAGAATTAGAACGCTGGAGGAGTGAGCGCGAGGCCAGGAaggtgtggcgtgtgtgtgagtgtgtggtggtgCGTGTAGCTCCAGAGCTGGGGGAGAGGATCACTCTAAGTGGGGACAGGGCTCTGATCGAGGAGGTGTTTCCAGAGGTCGGGGATGTCATGTGTAACTCCCTGAACGCTGGCTGGAATCATGACTCTACTCACGTCATACGCTTCCCACTCAACGGATACTGTCACCTCAACTCTGTACAG GTGTTGGAGAGGTTGCAACAGAGAGGATTCGAGATAGCAGGGGCGTGTGGCGGGGGAGTAGACTCCTCCCAGTTCAGCGAGTACGTCCTACGCAGGGAGGGAAGTAGCAACGGACAGCGTGGCCACACCCTCATCCGCATCAAACAGGAAGCACTGGACTAA